One genomic segment of Hymenobacter psoromatis includes these proteins:
- a CDS encoding FecR family protein, which translates to MEFTRYSVNDFLLDESFQAYVADGDSAAGLGWQAWLREHPAKQAEAAQAYALVRALYQAQRPALPPGLEDAEFQRLQQAIRPALAPPRLRSQRRLRVLASTLTTMVLLMALGLAWWQWQRPAAMPSATVRYTSGAGQQRTVTLPDGSVVVLNANSTLTAAARWTATSPREVWLTGEGYFRVTHLAPRPVADIAAAPAPVKFVVHAADLSIAVLGTQFDVNSRAGATKVVLTSGKVAVERQTLLTREHLLMQPGDLVETSVAQPHLSRRAVPSALYSAWTRGFFEFHQTPVRDIMQLLRDTYGLRVSVADSAILRQRVSGAVAVTKAELLLPALAEILDLQVTRTGNTVRFEQAR; encoded by the coding sequence ATGGAGTTTACCCGCTACTCGGTTAATGACTTTCTGCTCGATGAGTCGTTTCAGGCCTACGTAGCCGATGGCGACTCGGCCGCGGGCCTTGGGTGGCAGGCTTGGTTGCGTGAGCACCCGGCCAAGCAGGCCGAGGCCGCCCAGGCCTACGCCCTGGTGCGAGCTCTGTACCAGGCCCAGCGCCCGGCCCTACCCCCCGGCCTCGAAGATGCCGAGTTTCAGCGCTTGCAGCAGGCTATTCGGCCGGCACTAGCCCCGCCGCGCCTACGTAGCCAGCGCCGCCTGCGCGTTCTGGCCAGCACCCTTACCACTATGGTGCTGCTGATGGCCTTGGGCCTGGCATGGTGGCAGTGGCAGCGCCCGGCTGCTATGCCCAGCGCTACCGTTCGCTATACTTCCGGGGCTGGCCAGCAGCGCACCGTTACGCTGCCCGATGGCTCGGTGGTGGTACTGAATGCTAATTCTACCCTGACCGCGGCCGCCCGCTGGACCGCCACCTCGCCCCGCGAAGTGTGGCTGACGGGCGAAGGCTACTTCCGGGTCACGCACCTGGCCCCGCGGCCGGTAGCGGATATTGCCGCGGCACCCGCGCCCGTCAAGTTTGTGGTGCACGCCGCCGACCTCAGCATTGCCGTGCTCGGCACGCAGTTCGACGTGAACAGCCGGGCCGGGGCTACCAAAGTGGTGCTGACTTCGGGCAAAGTGGCGGTGGAGCGCCAAACGCTGCTAACCCGCGAACACCTGCTCATGCAGCCCGGCGACCTAGTCGAAACGTCGGTCGCCCAGCCCCACCTGAGCCGGCGCGCGGTGCCGTCGGCCCTGTACTCTGCCTGGACCAGAGGCTTCTTCGAGTTTCACCAGACGCCGGTGCGCGACATTATGCAGTTGCTGCGCGACACGTATGGCCTGCGGGTGAGCGTGGCCGATTCGGCCATTTTGCGCCAGCGGGTGTCGGGTGCCGTAGCCGTGACCAAGGCCGAGTTGCTGCTGCCGGCGCTGGCCGAAATCCTCGACCTCCAGGTTACGCGCACGGGCAATACCGTGCGCTTTGAGCAAGCCCGCTAG